The sequence attatatttgagaagttttcagtcattatttcttcaaatattctctctgcctctttctctcttctccttctgtgactcccacaatgtgtatattggtatgctcaATGGTATCAAATAAgttcctcaggctttgttcaattttcttcattctttccttctgctcctcagactgaataatttcagttgttttatcttcaagtttacctgattctttcttttgccaggtACAATAAGCTATTGAAGACTTCTAGAGAAATTTGTATTTCTGTCAccatggtcttcagctctgtttggtttcttttcataatttcaatctctctattcatattctctttatgttcatctATAGTTTACCTAATGCCCtgtagttctttgtccatgttttcctttagctttttgagcatatttaggaccacttTTTTTTAAGGTCTTTGGTACATCCCAGATCttgtcctcctcattgatggtttatAATGCTTTAATGTTCTCCTTTCCATGGCACAtcattcttgttttctttatatgctatgtaatcttttgttgaaacctagacattttaatattttaatgtactaTTGTTGGAATTTAGAgcttctgttccttaagcttgtatccagctagcatTATTATAGATCTTTCCTTGAATGTCAAGgactaacagaaaaataaaggaaaaaaagaaaatgtctttcctagtctttgcaggTTGGCCTGTGTGAATGCTGTCCTTCAGAGGTTATCCATATAATTAATTTGAAGAATAAGCCTAGGTAAATTGCAGGGTGTTCCCTGTTCCTTTTTGTGCATGCATCTTGTGTTGGGCatgtgtgtggccctaggaattcctcaATTTACACAGATGCAAATTTCCCCTCTTCCCtagtgtaccagtttgaatgtattatgccccccaaaatgccattatctttgatgtaatcttgtgtgagcagacgtatcagtgttgatcagactgtaattctttgagtgtttccatggagatgtgcccaagccaactgtaggtgatgactctgattggataatttccattcagggtgggtctaaatttaaatcactggagccatataaatgagctgacaaacagaaggaactcagtgcagctgtgagtgacattttgaagagcaactgagagtgacatttttaagaggagctacagccaagaggaacactttgaagaatgcactggtaCTGAGAGAGGAGtgtcagcttacagagacattttggagatggcctttgaaagcagacttttgctccagagaaactaagagagggcaaatgccccaagagcaactaagagtgacatttttgaggatctgaagcctagagaggaacgtcctgggagaaagccattttgaaaccagaacttggagcagatgccagccacatgccttcccagctaacagaggttttccggatgccattggccatcctccagtgaaggtacccaattgttgatgcattaccttggacacttgatggccttaagactgtaactgtgtaaccaaataaacccccttttataaaagccaatccatctctggtgttttgcattccagcagcattagcaaactagaacaccacctgtgccagtttgaatgaattatgtcccccaaaacaccattatctttgatgcaatcttgtgtgggcagatgtattagtgttgattagattgtaattctttgcttgagtgtttccatggagatgtgacccacccaactgtaggtgataactctgattggatagtttccatggaggtatggccctgcctattcagagtgggcctttgttagtttgctagagcactatataagctcagacagaaggagcgaacttgctacagacaagagggacactttgaaaaacgcACAGGCgctgaaagaggagcttcagcttacagagacattttggagatggccttgaaaacagatttttgctccggagaagctaagagaggacaaacaccccaagagcaactaagagtgacatttttgagaagctgcagcctagagaggaacatcctgggagaaagccattttgaaagcagaactctggagcagacaccagccatgtgctttccccactaacagaggttttccagatgccattggccatcctccagtgaaggtacctaattggtGATAACtcaccttatcttggacactttatggccttaagactgtaactttgtaagcaaataaacacccttttataaaagccgctccatttctggtgttttgtgaaaaggcagcattagcaaattggaacaccaCCAACTATGACGGGTTGTacacaaaatggaaaactatatGAACCATACAAAATTCTGCCCATTGGTAGCATGTCTGTTCTCCAGTCTCCTTCAGGAGCCTACCTGAGTGGGTCTATTGTGCAGCAGCTATCCGCTTGCACCTATTATCAACATACCAAGAAGGTCCGTCCATGAATCGAGCCATTGTTTTATCCCTCTTTTTGAACCAGTTATATGAGGCTATAGATGTATAGCCTATGAGGCTATAGATGTAAGTTGAGACAGAGGCAGTGATATAGCTGCAGTAGGAACCACAGGAGTCTGACTCACCTGCAAACATAATTTACTTGGCCTTCTGTACTTAGACCTGATTTCTTAAAAGCCATTTGAAATCAATGATCAAAACCTGTTGCCCACACCAAATGTGATCATAGAATAGAGTAGATAAGAAGATTATAATGGGTGTCTCATTTGTGTAGAAAATTAATACCTCATGGTTAGAGGTAAAGTCTCTACCATGATCTGATAACAAGCCAGGAGCAGCTTCTCAAATGGAGATTAGTTGCCAAGAGAAGATGGAATGGTTTCACTGTAAAAGCTTAGGAGTGTGTACTCTAGTTCTAGTTGGGCTTGTCAAGTCTTCATGGATCCTCTCTGTCTGGCAAAAACACAATATAATGGGGTGTGCAGGGTCATGGGGCTGAAGTGGCAGAGGAACTTGCACTACAGCCTGGACCTACAGTAGATCTTTTTCTTGCTCTGGGCACCATTTAAAACTGGAAACCATATGGAGTCCAAGCATGAAAccaatatgaatatattttgtctCTAAAATTCAAGGGCTTGATTCTCTCAAGCCAGTTAGGGCAAGATCATCTGCAGATATGTGCTCATTGGCTACCCCTCCAGGGAAGCCTCCCACCCCTGGCCTCACACCTTACCAGGTGTGCTTCTGTTCCCTTGTGAAGCTATGCACTTGTGGCATATACTGAGCCCTCCATTGGGTCCTTTTACAGCACAAATTCCAGTTGTTTAGTTGCACTAGGCAGAGCTCCTCTTCATGAAGTTCCACCCTCTGTAACCCAGGAGCTTTCCTTGGTGCTGCTGCATCTGTATTCTTTCCTGGTGGTGGCTCTGACCCATGACTCCCACTACTTTCAGAACTGCAAGTAAACCTGGGCTTAGAGGGCTAGGGTTTAGAGTGAGTCCTAGCCCAGCTGTGGGATGCCCAGTGTCCCCAGAATAGGTCTGGACAGATGGTATTAGAATGAACAACAGCAAAAAAGTCCAAGATAATGAAATgtattttgaagaaaaacaagactCCAGCTCATTAGCAGCTATCAGTAGAGGGTAAAGGACCCAGGAGAAGAGACATAGTGCCCAGCAGACATGGCAGTAGCCAGGAGAGTGAAACTCACCTCCCAGGTGCCTGGACTTGTTCCTAGGCACAGGCAAGACCTCTCTCAGCCCTCCCCCAAATGTCTGATTCTGTCCATGTTCCTCATGGGAATGGTGTAGCAACCAGTCCTCTCCTGAGTGTCTGATGGGGGCCAGGTCTCAACACATCTTACAAACTCAGTACCTCATCTGATCCACTTAGCAGCCTTGGGAGGAAAGTAATATACCAACTTCACAGATGATGCGACTGAACCTTACAGCAAAGGATCTATGATAACTGCCAGCTACTAGCCCCAGAGATAATGAGATGTTTATCTCTCATTTTATATTCTAACAACAAGAATTTAAAGTGTCCCCACTGCCCTCCTAACTCACTGAACAGTTCAATTGCTTAtcatgtgttgtttaatttcattaacgttatttttccattaatattAATTTATGACAAACACAATTCATATCCTTCAGGAAAAAAGTGGAGATGAATgaacaaagataagaaaaagagTCACACATGTTGGGAGCCATAAGACAGTAGAGGGCTCAGAAGAAGGGGCAGCAGTGCCCATGCAATATGGTTATTCCTAGGGGAAAACATGGGGATGGGACATACCAGCAGAGGCCTAATATAGAGATACCTAACTGTAAGGTGATTGGACTCTTTTTCATGAATAGGTAAGACTTATTTTTTTGCCATCACATAGGAATATCCCTTACCTGCATTTCAGTGTACATACCTTCTGAGTTTTCTGTGTGCTTAAATGTATTCTgcaaatacatgcatacatatatatgtatatttaatggGTTGATGCTGTATATACAGTTCTGCAaactgttttctttattattatattacaATGTACCATGAACATCTCTCACATGCATGTGAGTGAAAATTGCCTGTTGAAACATAGAGTGCTACAGATGGGTCAAAAGGCTGCCAGTAACAAGAGGTAAAGTAAGGCAAAGTATCAGCTTAAAGTTGAAGCACAGAGCCTGTCAAATACCTACCTGGGAAAACAGTGCTGGCAATATTCTCATCAGAGAAAGCAAAATTGAAGGCCAAAGGTATTAAAGGTATGAGATGTCATGGCCCCTACCTCTGCCCCTCACTCCCCTGACTCCCCATTGGCCCCCTGGGGAGAAAGGATCCTGTACATCTCTTTGCATCCAGTGAAAACCACCCATTTTCTGTTATTCCCTTGGCTCTTCCTGAGCCCTTTACATATTACCATGTTCTCTCATCATCTCCTCACTgctcaaatgcctttcctgtaaGTCCTCCTGATAGTCCTTGGGGGAATCGTCCATCCCcctgtctgtttttcttttaggaaaaaagtggagatgaatgaacaaagataagaaaaagagTCACACATGTTGGGAGCCATAAGACAGTTGAGGGCTCAGAAGGGGCAGCTTTCCTGGGCATATAATCTTCAGCTGGGTGCTTTGCAGCAGCCCCTGGCTGGCTCTCTGGCTTTCCCTCAGGTTTCAGCTTGCCGTCCCCTTGTGGTTTTCCTGCATCTTCTGGCTTTCCCTGCTTTTCTTGCTTTCCCTCATCTTCTGATTGGCCTTCATTATTTGGCTTCCCCTCCACTTCcagcttttcttcctcctctgacTCTCCTTCACCTTCAGATTCTACTACATCTTctggctttccctcctcttccagcaTTCCTTCATTTTCATTGTAGAGTTCTTGGTGTTGAGATTTCCAATCCTTATCCTGTCACGGAATGGATGGGGGGAGAGGAGACAAAGGAGACTAAAGGGCACAGGAAGAAGAACTGATGGTACTTGCATCTTGCCCCTAGTCAGGGTTCCCCTAACCTGCTAAGTCTTCCAAGTGTGCCTTCTGTTCATCTCTTACCCCATCATTCCTCCTATTCATGTGAGCCAACTATTTCCCTTGCAGGCCCTGCCACCATCTCTACTCTCAGCGTGGGAAGGTGTGGGCGTGTATGTGTTGGGGGAGGCAGTGGAACCTGCAAATTCTGCTTAGCCCTTGCCCCCTCACATTCCTGGCCTCCACACCCCAGGTACCTGTCCAGCCCCACCTCCATCCCCCAATGACCTGCAAGGATTCTGGGCAagttcctcttctttttctagcctcCCAGGGTGCTGGGAACAACAGATGTGCAGTCCTGCATATAAGACACAGGAGCAGTGGACACACAGGGTCACAGGTCCCTTTCCTGCATCCAAATCTTCCTCACCCAACGTTTCTtgtcccccacccctgcacctTTCAGAGCTGCCGTTTATTCTCAGGCCATGGGCACCAGACCAGAATGCTTTCCAAACTGTGTTTGGGTCTCTGGCCTCCTCCCCCAGAGTCCTTCACCTGGAGGTCAACATTTCCTCCTAGGTGCAGAATGTGAAAGCTGGGTTATTTCAAGAATACGCCTAAATTCCACTGTCACATTGAGGGGGGGGGGCGCCTCCCCCACCTTTTCTGGCTTTAAAATGCCTGGGGGCACAGAGGCTGGGGTGTTGAGAAGGCGGGCCGGACCCACTGAAAGGtcctccctcccccacagccttcCCGGCTGCTTCTGGATCCCACTCCCCTGAccctcctccaccccagcccAGGGGCCGCCTGTGGCGCCCAGTTATGCTGACTTGCTTGGCCTCGGGGAGATCAGCGGCTCC is a genomic window of Choloepus didactylus isolate mChoDid1 chromosome X, mChoDid1.pri, whole genome shotgun sequence containing:
- the LOC119522321 gene encoding LOW QUALITY PROTEIN: transcription elongation factor A protein-like 3 (The sequence of the model RefSeq protein was modified relative to this genomic sequence to represent the inferred CDS: substituted 2 bases at 2 genomic stop codons) encodes the protein MGDGGRREAKLWVTRGTHVTYWAQTMAPVREPSRPPSPWSGPGAVCYLSCLPRRQESRLQVAGGAADLPEAKQVSITGRHRRPLGWGGGGSGEWDPEAAGKAVGEGGPFSGSGPPSQHPSLCAPRHFKARKGLHICCSQHPGRLEKEEELAQNPCRSLGDGGGAGQDKDWKSQHQELYNENEGMLEEEGKPEDVVESEGEGESEEEEKLEVEGKPNNEGQSEDEGKQEKQGKPEDAGKPQGDGKLKPEGKPESQPGAAAKHPAEDYMPRKAKRKTDRGMDDSPKDYQEDLQERHLSSEEMMREHGNMXRAQEEPREXQKMGGFHWMQRDVQDPFSPGGQWGVRGVRGRGRGHDISYL